A genomic segment from Conger conger chromosome 2, fConCon1.1, whole genome shotgun sequence encodes:
- the LOC133118641 gene encoding cytochrome P450 2K1-like isoform X2 yields the protein MLEELLPQMPPPLTLLGVVLVLFLLYLLSSTPGPGKDPPGPRPLPLLGNLLHLDLKQLHVSLCGMYKKYGSVFTVHLGPKKVVVLAGYKTVKQALVNYAEEFGDREIAPIFRDAFKEHGVIFANGNSWKEMRRFSLSTLRDFGMGKRGSEEKIIEECRHLIKVFVNFKGEPFDTIQPVNYSVSNIICAIMYGFRFDYADPAFQKMVDRANENVRTVGSSQIRLYNMFPWLRWCCGRWLVNRTQILKNVKNNIEEIMGLVLGLKDTLNPQDLRGFVDAFLVRQQEESDQPDSYYHNNNLKFTVGNLFGAGTDTTATTLRWGLLLMAKYPHIQDQVQQELNQVIGDREPRVEDRRKLPYTDAVIHEIQRVASIIPMSLPHTTSCDITFQGYFIKKGTMVIPLLMSVLQDEEEWETPHSFNPGHFLDEKGCFIKRDAFMPFSAGRRACLGESLARMELFLFFTFLLQRFRFTPPPGVSEDELDLTPTVGLSLTPSPHQLCAVSRA from the exons ATGTTGGAGGAGCTTTTACCCCAGATGCCCCCTCCCTTGACCCTTCTGGGGGTGGTGCTGGTGCTGTTTTTGCTCTACCTGCTCTCCTCCACGCCTGGGCCTGGAAAAGACCCACCGGGACCCAGACCCCTGCCTCTCCTCGGGAACCTGCTCCACCTGGACTTGAAACAGCTCCATGTGTCTCTCTGTGGG ATGTATAAGAAATATGGGTCTGTGTTCACTGTACACTTGGGCCCAAAGAAAGTGGTCGTCCTGGCAGGCTACAAGACAGTCAAACAGGCACTGGTCAACTACGCTGAAGAGTTTGGAGACCGGGAAATTGCACCCATATTTAGAGATGCTTTTAAAGAGCATG GTGTTATTTTTGCCAACGGAAACTCCTGGAAGGAGATGAGACgcttctccctctctacccTGCGAGACTTTGGAATGGGCAAGAGGGGGAGCGAGGAGAAGATCATTGAGGAATGTCGCCACCTCATCAAGGTCTTTGTGAATTttaagg GCGAGCCTTTCGACACCATTCAGCCAGTGAATTACTCTGTCTCCAACATCATCTGTGCCATCATGTATGGCTTCCGCTTTGACTACGCTGACCCTGCCTTTCAAAAAATGGTCGACAGGGCCAATGAAAATGTCCGGACTGTTGGTTCATCTCAAATACGG CTGTACAACATGTTCCCCTGGCTGCGCTGGTGTTGTGGCCGGTGGCTGGTGAATCGGACCCAGATTTTGAAGAACGTCAAAAACAACATTGAGGAGATTATGGGGCTGGTGCTGGGACTGAAGGACACACTGAACCCCCAGGACCTCAGGGGATTTGTGGACGCCTTCCTAGTTCGACAGCAggag GAGTCAGACCAGCCGGATTCCTACTACCACAACAACAACCTGAAATTTACTGTCGGCAACCTTTTTGGAGCAgggacagataccactgctacCACCCTGAGATGGGGCCTGCTGCTGATGGCCAAGTACCCGCACATACAGG ACCAGGTTCAGCAGGAGCTGAATCAGGTCATTGGGGACCGGGAACCCCGGGTGGAGGACCGGAGGAAACTGCCCTACACAGACGCCGTGATCCACGAGATCCAGAGAGTGGCTAGCATCATACCCATGAGCCTCCCTCACACCACCAGCTGTGATATCACCTTCCAGGGATACTTCATCAAGAAG ggaacTATGGTGATCCCACTCCTGATGTCAGTGCTGCAGGATGAGGAAGAGTGGGAGACCCCCCACAGTTTCAACCCTGGCCACTTCCTGGATGAGAAGGGCTGCTTCATCAAGCGAGATGCCTTCATGCCCTTCTCTgcag GGCGACGGGCCTGTCTGGGAGAGAGCCTGGCCAGGATGgagctcttcctcttcttcacctTCCTCCTGCAGAGGTTCCGCTTCACACCACCACCGGGGGTGTCTGAGGATGAGCTGGACCTGACGCCGACCGTGGGGCTCTCCCtcaccccttccccccaccagctgtgtgctgtgagccgggcctaa
- the LOC133118641 gene encoding cytochrome P450 2K1-like isoform X1: MLEELLPQMPPPLTLLGVVLVLFLLYLLSSTPGPGKDPPGPRPLPLLGNLLHLDLKQLHVSLCGMYKKYGSVFTVHLGPKKVVVLAGYKTVKQALVNYAEEFGDREIAPIFRDAFKEHGMQSSSILDICVIFANGNSWKEMRRFSLSTLRDFGMGKRGSEEKIIEECRHLIKVFVNFKGEPFDTIQPVNYSVSNIICAIMYGFRFDYADPAFQKMVDRANENVRTVGSSQIRLYNMFPWLRWCCGRWLVNRTQILKNVKNNIEEIMGLVLGLKDTLNPQDLRGFVDAFLVRQQEESDQPDSYYHNNNLKFTVGNLFGAGTDTTATTLRWGLLLMAKYPHIQDQVQQELNQVIGDREPRVEDRRKLPYTDAVIHEIQRVASIIPMSLPHTTSCDITFQGYFIKKGTMVIPLLMSVLQDEEEWETPHSFNPGHFLDEKGCFIKRDAFMPFSAGRRACLGESLARMELFLFFTFLLQRFRFTPPPGVSEDELDLTPTVGLSLTPSPHQLCAVSRA; encoded by the exons ATGTTGGAGGAGCTTTTACCCCAGATGCCCCCTCCCTTGACCCTTCTGGGGGTGGTGCTGGTGCTGTTTTTGCTCTACCTGCTCTCCTCCACGCCTGGGCCTGGAAAAGACCCACCGGGACCCAGACCCCTGCCTCTCCTCGGGAACCTGCTCCACCTGGACTTGAAACAGCTCCATGTGTCTCTCTGTGGG ATGTATAAGAAATATGGGTCTGTGTTCACTGTACACTTGGGCCCAAAGAAAGTGGTCGTCCTGGCAGGCTACAAGACAGTCAAACAGGCACTGGTCAACTACGCTGAAGAGTTTGGAGACCGGGAAATTGCACCCATATTTAGAGATGCTTTTAAAGAGCATGGTATGCAATCCAGTTCAATCCTGGACATCT GTGTTATTTTTGCCAACGGAAACTCCTGGAAGGAGATGAGACgcttctccctctctacccTGCGAGACTTTGGAATGGGCAAGAGGGGGAGCGAGGAGAAGATCATTGAGGAATGTCGCCACCTCATCAAGGTCTTTGTGAATTttaagg GCGAGCCTTTCGACACCATTCAGCCAGTGAATTACTCTGTCTCCAACATCATCTGTGCCATCATGTATGGCTTCCGCTTTGACTACGCTGACCCTGCCTTTCAAAAAATGGTCGACAGGGCCAATGAAAATGTCCGGACTGTTGGTTCATCTCAAATACGG CTGTACAACATGTTCCCCTGGCTGCGCTGGTGTTGTGGCCGGTGGCTGGTGAATCGGACCCAGATTTTGAAGAACGTCAAAAACAACATTGAGGAGATTATGGGGCTGGTGCTGGGACTGAAGGACACACTGAACCCCCAGGACCTCAGGGGATTTGTGGACGCCTTCCTAGTTCGACAGCAggag GAGTCAGACCAGCCGGATTCCTACTACCACAACAACAACCTGAAATTTACTGTCGGCAACCTTTTTGGAGCAgggacagataccactgctacCACCCTGAGATGGGGCCTGCTGCTGATGGCCAAGTACCCGCACATACAGG ACCAGGTTCAGCAGGAGCTGAATCAGGTCATTGGGGACCGGGAACCCCGGGTGGAGGACCGGAGGAAACTGCCCTACACAGACGCCGTGATCCACGAGATCCAGAGAGTGGCTAGCATCATACCCATGAGCCTCCCTCACACCACCAGCTGTGATATCACCTTCCAGGGATACTTCATCAAGAAG ggaacTATGGTGATCCCACTCCTGATGTCAGTGCTGCAGGATGAGGAAGAGTGGGAGACCCCCCACAGTTTCAACCCTGGCCACTTCCTGGATGAGAAGGGCTGCTTCATCAAGCGAGATGCCTTCATGCCCTTCTCTgcag GGCGACGGGCCTGTCTGGGAGAGAGCCTGGCCAGGATGgagctcttcctcttcttcacctTCCTCCTGCAGAGGTTCCGCTTCACACCACCACCGGGGGTGTCTGAGGATGAGCTGGACCTGACGCCGACCGTGGGGCTCTCCCtcaccccttccccccaccagctgtgtgctgtgagccgggcctaa
- the LOC133118641 gene encoding cytochrome P450 2K4-like isoform X3 has product MLLKSMVCNPVQSWTSVGVIFANGNSWKEMRRFSLSTLRDFGMGKRGSEEKIIEECRHLIKVFVNFKGEPFDTIQPVNYSVSNIICAIMYGFRFDYADPAFQKMVDRANENVRTVGSSQIRLYNMFPWLRWCCGRWLVNRTQILKNVKNNIEEIMGLVLGLKDTLNPQDLRGFVDAFLVRQQEESDQPDSYYHNNNLKFTVGNLFGAGTDTTATTLRWGLLLMAKYPHIQDQVQQELNQVIGDREPRVEDRRKLPYTDAVIHEIQRVASIIPMSLPHTTSCDITFQGYFIKKGTMVIPLLMSVLQDEEEWETPHSFNPGHFLDEKGCFIKRDAFMPFSAGRRACLGESLARMELFLFFTFLLQRFRFTPPPGVSEDELDLTPTVGLSLTPSPHQLCAVSRA; this is encoded by the exons ATGCTTTTAAAGAGCATGGTATGCAATCCAGTTCAATCCTGGACATCTGTAG GTGTTATTTTTGCCAACGGAAACTCCTGGAAGGAGATGAGACgcttctccctctctacccTGCGAGACTTTGGAATGGGCAAGAGGGGGAGCGAGGAGAAGATCATTGAGGAATGTCGCCACCTCATCAAGGTCTTTGTGAATTttaagg GCGAGCCTTTCGACACCATTCAGCCAGTGAATTACTCTGTCTCCAACATCATCTGTGCCATCATGTATGGCTTCCGCTTTGACTACGCTGACCCTGCCTTTCAAAAAATGGTCGACAGGGCCAATGAAAATGTCCGGACTGTTGGTTCATCTCAAATACGG CTGTACAACATGTTCCCCTGGCTGCGCTGGTGTTGTGGCCGGTGGCTGGTGAATCGGACCCAGATTTTGAAGAACGTCAAAAACAACATTGAGGAGATTATGGGGCTGGTGCTGGGACTGAAGGACACACTGAACCCCCAGGACCTCAGGGGATTTGTGGACGCCTTCCTAGTTCGACAGCAggag GAGTCAGACCAGCCGGATTCCTACTACCACAACAACAACCTGAAATTTACTGTCGGCAACCTTTTTGGAGCAgggacagataccactgctacCACCCTGAGATGGGGCCTGCTGCTGATGGCCAAGTACCCGCACATACAGG ACCAGGTTCAGCAGGAGCTGAATCAGGTCATTGGGGACCGGGAACCCCGGGTGGAGGACCGGAGGAAACTGCCCTACACAGACGCCGTGATCCACGAGATCCAGAGAGTGGCTAGCATCATACCCATGAGCCTCCCTCACACCACCAGCTGTGATATCACCTTCCAGGGATACTTCATCAAGAAG ggaacTATGGTGATCCCACTCCTGATGTCAGTGCTGCAGGATGAGGAAGAGTGGGAGACCCCCCACAGTTTCAACCCTGGCCACTTCCTGGATGAGAAGGGCTGCTTCATCAAGCGAGATGCCTTCATGCCCTTCTCTgcag GGCGACGGGCCTGTCTGGGAGAGAGCCTGGCCAGGATGgagctcttcctcttcttcacctTCCTCCTGCAGAGGTTCCGCTTCACACCACCACCGGGGGTGTCTGAGGATGAGCTGGACCTGACGCCGACCGTGGGGCTCTCCCtcaccccttccccccaccagctgtgtgctgtgagccgggcctaa
- the LOC133122996 gene encoding cytochrome P450 2K1-like isoform X3: MKGHGVIFANGNSWKEMRRFSLSTLRDFGMGKRGSEEKIIEESRHLIKVFESFKGEPFNTVQPVNYSVSNIICAIMYGSRFDYADATFQKMVNRANENVRILGSAEIQVYNAFPWLRWCCSWLLVNQTQTLKNVKSNIEDIMGLVLGLKDTLNPQDLRGFVDAFLVRQQEESDQPGSYFHNNNLKFTVGNLFAAGTDTTATTLRWGLLLMAKYPHIQDQVQEELNQVIGDREPRMEDRRNLPYTDAVIHEIQRVANIVPLSIPHTTSCDVTFRGYFIKKGTIVIPLLTSVLQDEEEWETPHSFNPGHFLDEKGCFIKRDAFMPFSAGRRSCLGESLARMELFLFFTFLLQRFRFTPPSGVSEDELDLTPTVRAVLSPSPHQLCAVSRA; encoded by the exons ATGAAAGGGCACG GTGTTATTTTTGCCAACGGAAACTCCTGGAAGGAGATGAGACgcttctccctctctacccTGCGAGACTTTGGAATGGGCAAGAGGGGGAGCGAAGAGAAGATCATTGAGGAATCACGCCACCTCATCAAGGTCTTTGAGAGTTTCAAGG GTGAGCCTTTCAACACCGTTCAGCCAGTGAATTACTCCGTCTCCAACATCATCTGTGCCATCATGTACGGCAGCCGCTTTGACTACGCTGACGCCACCTTCCAAAAAATGGTCAACAGGGCCAATGAAAATGTCCGGATTCTTGGTTCAGCTGAAATACAG GTGTACAACGCGTTCCCCTGGCTGCGCTGGTGTTGTAGCTGGTTGTTGGTGAATCAGACCCAGACTTTGAAGAACGTCAAAAGCAACATTGAGGACATTATGGGTCTGGTGCTGGGACTGAAGGACACACTCAACCCCCAGGACCTCAGGGGATTTGTGGATGCCTTCCTAGTTCGACAGCAGGAG GAGTCAGACCAGCCAGGTTCCTACTTCCACAACAACAACCTGAAATTTACTGTCGGCAACCTATTCGCAGCAGGGACAGACACCACTGCAACCACCCTGAGATGGGGCCTGCTGCTGATGGCTAAGTACCCCCATATACAGG ACCAGGTTCAGGAGGAGCTGAATCAGGTCATTGGGGACCGGGAACCCCGGATGGAGGACCGGAGGAACCTGCCCTACACCGACGCCGTGATCCACGAGATCCAGAGAGTGGCTaacattgtacccttgagcattCCCCACACCACCAGCTGTGATGTCACCTTCCGGGGATACTTCATCAAAAAG ggaacTATAGTGATCCCACTCCTGACGTCGGTGCTGCAGGATGAGGAAGAGTGGGAGACCCCCCACAGCTTCAACCCTGGCCACTTCCTGGATGAGAAGGGCTGCTTCATCAAGAGAGATGCCTTCATGCCCTTCTCTGCAG GGCGACGGAGCTGTCTGGGAGAAAGCCTGGCCAGGATGgagctcttcctcttcttcacctTCCTCCTGCAGAGGTTCCGCTTCACACCACCATCGGGGGTGTCTGAGGATGAGCTGGACCTAACACCGACAGTGAGGGCCGTCCTCAGCCCTTCTCCCcaccagctgtgtgctgtgagccgggcctga